One window from the genome of Cryobacterium sp. GrIS_2_6 encodes:
- a CDS encoding HAD-IIA family hydrolase, translating into MLRRRRMSETATPLTGVDVVLADLDGVVYQGPHAIPFAIESLNKAAETVRVGYLTNNASRTDQTVADHLTELGLHARAEDIVTSPQAAVRLLAQEVPAGARILVIGGAGLVKEVEKGGFEITRSADDHPAAVIQGFTPELGWKDLAEAAFALHPNEDGVEIPWVATNTDWTIPVARGIAPGNGTLVAAVHSAVGRLPIVAGKPEVAIFDEAMSRFQAKHALFIGDRLDTDILGANRAGIPAVLVLTGIDKAKQALAAAEKERPRFILDDLRQLHEPYPETVFSKDRATATVAGASVRITGADVEMVAEGDGGINLLRAACAVIWASGRPVYGLNVPERLYLRR; encoded by the coding sequence ATGCTCAGGCGCCGACGCATGAGTGAAACGGCGACGCCGCTCACCGGCGTCGACGTGGTGCTCGCTGACCTCGACGGAGTCGTGTACCAGGGACCGCACGCGATCCCGTTCGCGATCGAGAGCCTGAACAAGGCCGCGGAGACCGTGCGGGTCGGCTACCTCACCAACAACGCCTCCCGCACCGACCAGACCGTCGCCGACCACCTCACCGAACTCGGGCTGCACGCCCGCGCCGAGGACATCGTCACCTCACCGCAGGCCGCCGTCCGGCTGCTCGCCCAGGAGGTGCCCGCCGGCGCGCGCATCCTCGTCATCGGGGGAGCCGGCCTCGTGAAGGAGGTCGAGAAGGGTGGATTCGAGATCACCCGCTCCGCCGACGACCACCCCGCAGCCGTGATCCAGGGCTTCACGCCCGAACTCGGCTGGAAGGACCTCGCCGAGGCGGCTTTCGCCCTGCACCCGAACGAGGACGGCGTCGAGATCCCCTGGGTCGCGACGAACACCGACTGGACGATCCCCGTCGCCCGCGGCATCGCGCCCGGCAACGGCACTCTCGTCGCCGCCGTGCACAGCGCGGTCGGTCGGCTCCCGATCGTGGCGGGCAAGCCGGAGGTCGCGATCTTCGACGAGGCCATGAGCCGTTTCCAGGCGAAGCACGCGCTCTTCATCGGCGACCGGCTCGACACCGACATCCTCGGCGCCAACCGGGCGGGCATTCCCGCGGTGCTCGTGCTCACCGGCATCGACAAGGCCAAGCAGGCCCTCGCCGCCGCCGAGAAGGAGCGCCCGCGCTTCATCCTCGACGACCTGCGCCAGTTGCACGAGCCCTACCCGGAGACCGTGTTCTCCAAGGACCGCGCCACCGCGACCGTCGCAGGCGCGAGCGTGCGCATCACTGGTGCCGACGTCGAGATGGTCGCGGAGGGCGACGGCGGGATCAACCTGCTCCGCGCCGCGTGCGCCGTGATCTGGGCGTCCGGCCGGCCCGTCTACGGGCTGAATGTTCCGGAGCGACTGTATCTCAGACGGTAA
- a CDS encoding NAD kinase produces MTASPRHILVVAHTGRTDSLRAAVTVCQQLLASDATPVLAPTELTDILAACPELDGRLAILGETVQATELELVIVLGGDGTILRAAEVVRGCSAPLLGINLGHVGFLAESERDDLGEAVRRALLRDYLVEERMALAVRVKLGDEVIYETWALNEATVEKASRERMLEVVVEVDGRPLSSFGCDGIVMSTPTGSTAYAFSAGGPIVWPSLDALLLVPLSAHALFSRPLVVGPDSSLAVEVLAHYGGAAVLCADGRRVHDLPAGSRVIVRRSPVPVRLARLHSGPFTDRLVNKFNLPVTGWRGPVGRE; encoded by the coding sequence ATGACTGCATCACCCCGGCACATCCTTGTCGTCGCGCATACCGGGCGCACGGACTCGCTCCGGGCCGCCGTGACCGTCTGCCAGCAGCTCCTCGCCTCCGACGCGACCCCCGTGCTCGCGCCCACCGAACTCACCGACATCCTCGCCGCCTGCCCCGAGCTCGACGGCCGTCTCGCCATCCTCGGCGAAACCGTGCAGGCGACCGAGCTCGAGCTCGTCATCGTCCTCGGCGGGGACGGCACCATCCTGCGCGCCGCCGAGGTCGTGCGTGGCTGCTCGGCGCCCCTGCTCGGCATCAACCTCGGCCACGTGGGCTTCCTCGCCGAGAGCGAACGCGATGACCTCGGTGAAGCCGTGCGCCGCGCCCTGCTCCGCGACTACCTCGTCGAGGAGCGCATGGCCCTCGCCGTCCGGGTCAAACTCGGCGACGAGGTCATCTACGAAACCTGGGCCCTCAACGAGGCAACGGTCGAAAAGGCGAGCCGTGAGCGGATGCTCGAAGTCGTCGTCGAGGTCGACGGCCGGCCGCTCTCCTCCTTCGGCTGCGACGGCATCGTGATGTCCACCCCGACCGGATCGACCGCGTACGCCTTCTCGGCGGGCGGCCCGATCGTCTGGCCGAGCCTCGACGCGCTCCTGCTCGTCCCGCTCAGCGCCCACGCGCTCTTCTCCCGCCCGCTCGTCGTTGGGCCGGACTCGTCGCTCGCCGTCGAGGTGCTCGCGCACTACGGCGGAGCCGCGGTGCTCTGCGCAGACGGCCGCCGGGTGCACGACCTGCCCGCCGGATCCCGCGTGATCGTTCGCCGCTCCCCGGTGCCGGTGCGCCTCGCCCGCCTGCACTCCGGCCCGTTCACCGACCGCCTGGTGAACAAGTTCAACCTGCCCGTCACGGGCTGGCGCGGACCGGTCGGACGTGAGTGA
- the recN gene encoding DNA repair protein RecN, whose amino-acid sequence MIEELVIRDLGVIKEATLPLGPGFTAVTGETGAGKTMVVTALGLLLGARADPGLVRHGAQQTWVEGRWQVDADGTVAGRVRDAGGDLDGPDLILSRSVSAEGRSRAIVGGRSAPASVLGDLGGDLVVVHGQSDQVRLRSAGAQRAALDRFAGPELGPVLADFETHYHRWQDDRAELARLVTEQDERTSEAADLRAAIDEIEAIAPQAAEDDDLAARAERLGNLEELRLAAAQSRELLSAEENPDGLPDAVTLLDAARRQLERAGDHDPALSELAQSLANAGFLVADVAAQLSSYLAGLDADGARELEIVQERRAVLTGLARKYAGGLDEAIAFLDTGSARLLELDGDTDRIEQLRADTEAELLVVETLADKLTGIRTTAAAALGTAVTAELSALAMPDAALVVEVDSGGELSMHGRDQVGILLRPHAGAEPRTLARGASGGELSRVMLAIEVVINATDPVPTFVFDEVDAGVGGAAAIEIGRRLARLAETAQVIVVTHLAQVAAFAGNHLSVVKDSDGSVTESSVRQLTGDDRAAEMARLLSGLPDSVSGLEHARELMNLASTGGSTKIR is encoded by the coding sequence GTGATCGAGGAACTCGTCATCCGCGACCTCGGCGTGATCAAGGAAGCCACCCTCCCGCTCGGCCCCGGCTTCACCGCCGTCACCGGCGAGACCGGCGCGGGCAAGACCATGGTCGTCACCGCACTCGGCCTGCTCCTCGGTGCCCGCGCAGACCCCGGCCTCGTGCGCCACGGCGCGCAGCAGACCTGGGTCGAGGGCCGCTGGCAGGTGGACGCCGACGGCACCGTCGCCGGCCGCGTGCGCGACGCTGGGGGAGACCTCGACGGCCCGGACCTCATCCTCAGCCGTTCGGTCTCGGCGGAGGGCCGCAGCCGCGCCATCGTCGGCGGCCGCAGCGCCCCCGCGAGCGTGCTCGGCGACCTCGGCGGCGACCTCGTCGTCGTGCACGGACAGTCAGACCAGGTCCGGCTCCGTTCCGCCGGAGCCCAGCGCGCCGCCCTCGACCGTTTCGCCGGCCCCGAACTCGGCCCGGTGCTCGCCGACTTCGAGACCCACTACCACCGCTGGCAGGACGACCGCGCGGAACTGGCCCGCCTCGTCACCGAACAGGACGAGCGCACGAGCGAGGCCGCCGACCTCCGCGCCGCCATCGACGAGATCGAGGCGATCGCCCCGCAGGCGGCCGAAGACGACGACCTCGCCGCCCGCGCCGAACGGCTCGGCAACCTCGAGGAACTCCGGCTCGCTGCCGCACAGTCCCGCGAGCTCCTCTCCGCGGAAGAGAACCCCGACGGGCTGCCGGATGCCGTCACCCTGCTCGACGCCGCCCGCCGGCAACTCGAACGGGCCGGCGACCATGACCCGGCCCTGTCTGAGCTCGCCCAGAGCCTCGCGAACGCCGGCTTCCTGGTGGCGGATGTCGCCGCGCAGCTTTCGAGCTACCTCGCCGGCCTCGACGCCGACGGTGCCAGGGAGCTCGAGATTGTGCAGGAACGCCGGGCCGTGCTGACCGGCCTGGCCCGCAAGTACGCCGGCGGCCTCGACGAGGCGATCGCCTTCCTCGACACCGGCAGCGCCCGCCTGCTCGAACTCGACGGGGACACCGACCGGATCGAGCAGCTCCGCGCCGACACCGAAGCCGAGCTGCTCGTCGTCGAGACGCTCGCGGACAAGCTCACCGGCATCCGCACCACGGCGGCCGCAGCCCTCGGCACCGCCGTCACCGCCGAGCTCAGCGCCCTGGCGATGCCCGACGCCGCCCTCGTCGTCGAGGTCGACAGCGGGGGAGAGCTCAGCATGCACGGCCGCGACCAGGTCGGCATCCTGCTGCGCCCGCACGCGGGCGCCGAACCGCGCACCCTCGCCCGCGGCGCCTCCGGCGGCGAACTGTCCCGGGTGATGCTCGCCATCGAAGTCGTGATCAACGCGACAGACCCGGTTCCGACCTTCGTCTTCGACGAGGTCGACGCCGGCGTCGGCGGCGCGGCCGCGATCGAGATCGGCAGAAGGCTCGCCCGGCTTGCCGAAACCGCCCAGGTCATCGTGGTGACCCACCTCGCCCAGGTCGCGGCCTTCGCGGGCAACCACCTGAGCGTCGTCAAGGACAGCGACGGTTCCGTCACCGAGTCGAGTGTTCGCCAGCTGACCGGCGACGATCGCGCCGCCGAAATGGCCCGGCTTTTGTCCGGCCTGCCCGACTCCGTGAGCGGCCTCGAACACGCCCGCGAACTGATGAACCTCGCGAGCACTGGCGGATCCACGAAGATCCGATGA
- a CDS encoding primosomal protein encodes MSPSGTNGNDARDGGRPPGARGNNGSGGYQGRSDRPQRDGERPPYKGNSDRPQRDGERPPYRGTNDRSQGGERAPYRGNNDRPQGDRPQYGDRPAYRGNTDRPQSGERAPYRGNSERPQGDRPQYRANSDRPQRDGDRPPYRGNNERPQSGERAPYRGNSDRPQRDGERPPYRGNSDRPQGDRAPYRGNSDRPQSGERAPYRGNSDRPQRDGERPPYRGNSDRPQSGERAPYRGNSDRPQSGERAPYRGNTERPQRDGERPPYRGNSERPQSGERAPYRGNSDRPQGGAERKPWSKDAPRTDRPQRDGERPAYRGNSDRPQTGERKPWSKDAPRTERPQSGGDRKPWANATQRGGSATRAGAPRGDAGKKLWTRDGVPARGDRDARAVEEEMTEEQRMQRELRSVRPRHDDPELPDDISSADLDRIARNELKTLTKDNAEAVGAHLAMAARVIDEDPELAHRHVMSAARRAGRIAVVRESLAITAYATGDFALALRELRTYRRISGSNSQLPLMVDSERGVGRPDRALELGRSVDRSTLPAGVQVALAIAMSGARLDLGETEAALAELDIPQLDPLTAFSYSAELFSAYAEVLEELGRTDEAAQWNERADRADAAQASAADIDETIEILEIDEEDADDEYFDVDDASDDDDDDDASDDDDDDASDDDDDDGDEPETDEPAAEIDEVDEIDEIDVADETIDVVLPDSEVDPATGTDEESDAQAPTHE; translated from the coding sequence GTGAGCCCTTCAGGAACTAACGGTAATGACGCACGCGACGGCGGACGCCCGCCCGGGGCTCGCGGCAACAACGGCTCCGGCGGCTATCAGGGCCGCTCCGATCGCCCCCAGCGTGACGGTGAGCGTCCTCCCTATAAGGGCAACTCCGACCGTCCTCAGCGTGACGGCGAACGTCCCCCTTACCGTGGCACGAACGACCGTTCGCAGGGTGGCGAACGTGCACCGTACCGCGGAAACAATGACCGTCCCCAGGGCGACCGCCCCCAGTACGGCGACCGTCCCGCCTATCGCGGCAACACCGACCGCCCGCAGAGCGGCGAGCGTGCCCCGTACCGCGGGAACAGCGAGCGTCCCCAGGGCGATCGTCCCCAGTACCGTGCCAACAGCGACCGTCCGCAGCGCGACGGCGATCGTCCTCCGTACCGCGGCAACAACGAGCGTCCGCAGAGTGGCGAGCGTGCCCCCTACCGTGGCAATTCCGATCGTCCGCAGCGTGATGGTGAGCGTCCCCCCTACCGCGGGAACTCCGACCGTCCCCAGGGCGACCGCGCTCCGTACCGTGGCAACTCCGATCGCCCGCAGTCCGGTGAGCGTGCTCCCTATCGTGGCAATTCCGATCGCCCGCAGCGCGATGGTGAGCGTCCTCCCTACCGTGGCAACTCCGATCGTCCGCAGTCGGGCGAGCGTGCCCCCTACCGTGGCAACTCCGACCGCCCGCAGTCCGGTGAGCGTGCCCCGTACCGTGGCAACACTGAGCGCCCGCAGCGTGATGGTGAGCGTCCTCCGTACCGCGGAAACTCCGAGCGTCCGCAGTCGGGCGAGCGCGCCCCCTACCGTGGCAACTCCGATCGTCCGCAGGGCGGCGCCGAGCGCAAGCCCTGGTCGAAGGACGCACCCCGCACCGACCGCCCGCAGCGCGACGGCGAACGTCCCGCGTACCGCGGCAACTCCGATCGTCCCCAGACCGGCGAGCGCAAGCCGTGGTCCAAAGACGCACCGCGCACCGAGCGTCCGCAGTCGGGCGGCGATCGCAAGCCCTGGGCGAACGCGACCCAGCGCGGCGGTTCGGCCACCCGCGCCGGAGCACCGCGCGGCGACGCCGGCAAGAAGCTCTGGACCCGCGACGGCGTCCCCGCCCGCGGCGACCGCGATGCCCGCGCCGTCGAAGAGGAAATGACCGAAGAGCAGCGGATGCAGCGCGAGCTGCGTTCGGTGCGCCCACGCCACGACGACCCCGAGCTCCCCGACGACATCTCGTCTGCCGACCTCGACCGGATCGCGCGGAACGAACTCAAGACCCTGACCAAGGACAACGCCGAGGCCGTCGGCGCCCACCTCGCCATGGCCGCCCGGGTCATCGACGAAGACCCCGAGCTCGCCCACCGTCACGTGATGAGCGCCGCCCGCCGGGCCGGCCGTATCGCGGTCGTGCGGGAGAGCCTCGCGATCACCGCGTACGCCACGGGCGACTTCGCCCTTGCCCTGCGCGAACTGCGCACCTACCGCCGCATCTCCGGGTCGAACTCGCAGCTCCCGCTCATGGTCGACAGCGAACGCGGCGTCGGTCGCCCGGACCGCGCCCTCGAGCTCGGCCGTTCCGTCGACCGCTCCACCCTGCCCGCCGGCGTCCAGGTCGCCCTGGCGATCGCGATGTCCGGTGCCCGTCTCGACCTCGGGGAGACCGAGGCCGCCCTGGCTGAGCTCGACATCCCGCAGCTCGACCCGTTGACCGCGTTCTCCTACAGCGCAGAGCTGTTCTCCGCCTACGCCGAGGTGCTCGAGGAACTCGGCCGCACCGACGAGGCCGCGCAGTGGAATGAGCGCGCCGACCGCGCGGATGCCGCCCAGGCATCCGCCGCCGACATCGACGAAACGATCGAGATCCTCGAGATCGACGAAGAGGACGCTGACGACGAGTACTTCGACGTCGACGATGCGAGCGACGACGACGACGACGACGATGCGAGCGACGACGACGACGACGATGCGAGCGACGACGACGACGACGACGGTGACGAGCCCGAGACCGACGAGCCCGCCGCCGAAATCGACGAGGTCGATGAGATCGACGAGATCGACGTCGCCGACGAGACCATCGACGTGGTGCTGCCGGACTCCGAAGTGGACCCGGCGACGGGAACCGACGAGGAGTCCGATGCTCAGGCGCCGACGCATGAGTGA
- a CDS encoding CTP synthase: protein MVENRNADNSDGTTKHIFVTGGVVSSLGKGLTAASLGNLLTASGLRVVMQKLDPYLNVDPGTMNPFQHGEVFVTDDGAETDLDIGHYERFLDINLDQAANVTTGQVYSQVIAKERRGEYLGDTVQVIPHITDEIKRRMRLQASDTPKPDVIISEIGGTVGDIESQPFLEAARQVRHELGRQNVFFVHVSLVPFLGAAGEQKTKPTQHSVAALRSIGIQPDALVLRSDRPVSDANKRKIALMCDVDEDAVVNALDVPSIYEIPTMLHDQGLDRYITNALGLSAKPVDWTGWQKVLDAVREPKHEVTIGLVGKYIDLPDAYLSVTEALRAGGFAHKTKVQVRWIASDECETDEGATRLLGELDGICVPGGFGVRGIEGKLGALRFARENGIPVLGLCLGLQCMVIEYARNKAGLTGASSSEFDPDTEFPVIATMEEQVEIIAGGDLGGTMRLGLYPADLAAGSLVAELYGAPSASERHRHRYEVNNAFREQIADAGMWFSGTSPDGHLVEYVELPRAEHPFYVGTQAHPELRSRPSHAHPLFRGLIGAALDRQQASRLFEVNEGTDTGDETVDVAAVVGAEA, encoded by the coding sequence GTGGTGGAAAATAGAAACGCGGACAATTCAGACGGCACGACCAAGCACATCTTTGTGACTGGTGGTGTCGTTTCTTCATTAGGCAAGGGCCTGACGGCGGCAAGCCTCGGCAATCTCCTGACGGCCAGCGGCTTACGCGTGGTCATGCAGAAGCTCGACCCCTACCTCAACGTGGACCCGGGAACGATGAACCCGTTCCAGCACGGTGAGGTCTTCGTCACGGACGACGGCGCGGAGACCGACCTCGACATCGGCCACTACGAACGCTTCCTCGACATCAACCTCGACCAGGCCGCGAACGTCACGACCGGCCAGGTCTACTCGCAGGTGATCGCGAAGGAACGCCGTGGCGAGTACCTCGGCGACACCGTGCAGGTCATCCCGCACATCACCGACGAGATCAAGCGCCGGATGCGCCTGCAGGCGAGCGACACCCCCAAGCCCGACGTGATCATCTCCGAAATCGGCGGCACCGTCGGCGACATCGAATCCCAGCCGTTCCTCGAGGCCGCCCGCCAGGTGCGCCACGAACTCGGCCGCCAGAACGTGTTCTTCGTGCACGTCTCCCTCGTGCCGTTCCTCGGTGCGGCCGGTGAGCAGAAGACCAAGCCCACCCAGCACTCCGTCGCCGCGCTCCGCTCGATCGGTATCCAGCCCGACGCGCTCGTGCTGCGCAGCGACCGTCCCGTCTCCGACGCCAACAAGCGCAAGATCGCGCTGATGTGCGACGTCGACGAAGACGCCGTCGTCAACGCGCTCGACGTTCCGAGCATCTACGAGATCCCGACCATGCTGCACGACCAGGGCCTCGACCGCTACATCACGAACGCCCTCGGCCTCTCCGCCAAGCCGGTCGACTGGACCGGGTGGCAGAAGGTGCTCGACGCCGTGCGCGAGCCCAAGCACGAGGTCACGATCGGCCTCGTCGGCAAGTACATCGACCTGCCCGACGCCTACCTTTCCGTCACCGAAGCCCTCCGCGCCGGCGGCTTCGCCCACAAGACCAAGGTCCAGGTCCGCTGGATCGCCTCCGACGAGTGCGAGACCGACGAGGGCGCCACCCGCCTGCTCGGCGAGCTCGACGGCATCTGCGTTCCCGGCGGCTTCGGCGTGCGCGGCATCGAGGGCAAGCTCGGGGCTCTCCGCTTCGCCCGCGAGAACGGCATCCCCGTGCTCGGCCTCTGCCTCGGCCTGCAGTGCATGGTCATCGAATACGCCCGCAACAAGGCCGGCCTCACCGGGGCGTCCTCCTCCGAGTTCGACCCGGACACCGAGTTCCCCGTGATAGCGACCATGGAAGAGCAGGTCGAGATCATCGCAGGCGGCGACCTCGGCGGCACCATGCGCCTCGGCCTCTACCCGGCCGACCTCGCCGCTGGCTCCCTCGTCGCCGAGCTCTACGGGGCCCCCTCGGCCTCTGAACGCCACCGTCACCGCTACGAGGTCAACAACGCGTTCCGCGAGCAGATCGCGGATGCCGGCATGTGGTTCTCCGGGACCTCTCCCGACGGCCACCTCGTCGAGTACGTCGAGCTGCCGCGTGCAGAGCACCCGTTCTATGTCGGCACCCAGGCGCACCCGGAGCTCCGCTCGCGCCCGAGCCACGCGCATCCGCTCTTCCGCGGCCTGATCGGCGCCGCACTCGACCGCCAGCAGGCCAGTCGCCTGTTCGAGGTCAACGAAGGCACCGACACGGGCGACGAGACCGTCGACGTCGCTGCCGTCGTCGGCGCCGAGGCCTGA
- a CDS encoding winged helix-turn-helix transcriptional regulator — MFVITADQIDSRHDRDRAGEMIARLAADFGPAFLLPPDQTSGDEIQALLTDAATALDVVFALHRSGHWSIGLGIGPVRVPLPHATRQASGAAFIAARAAVTRAKKADARFALDADGSGATVAGASAARPHPGSPAGAPILAGAEVEALIATVLLLRQRRSPEGWAAVDLLRDGLSQVEIAARLGITPAAVSQRIKSSLWRVEEAAHPALVRLVEDLEQTSTETDTAG; from the coding sequence ATGTTCGTGATCACCGCAGACCAGATCGACAGTCGCCACGACCGGGACCGGGCCGGCGAGATGATCGCCCGCCTCGCCGCCGACTTCGGCCCCGCCTTCCTCCTGCCGCCCGACCAGACCTCCGGCGACGAGATCCAGGCGCTGCTCACCGACGCCGCGACCGCGCTCGACGTCGTGTTCGCGCTGCACCGGTCGGGGCACTGGAGCATCGGGCTGGGCATCGGCCCGGTCCGGGTGCCGCTCCCCCACGCCACCCGGCAGGCCTCCGGCGCGGCATTCATCGCCGCGCGGGCCGCCGTGACCCGCGCCAAGAAGGCCGATGCCCGCTTCGCCCTCGACGCCGACGGGTCCGGGGCCACGGTGGCCGGGGCATCCGCCGCCCGCCCCCACCCCGGCTCGCCCGCGGGTGCACCGATTCTGGCCGGCGCCGAGGTCGAGGCGCTCATCGCGACCGTGCTCCTGCTCCGCCAGCGCCGGTCGCCGGAGGGCTGGGCGGCGGTCGACCTGCTGCGCGACGGGCTCAGCCAGGTCGAGATCGCCGCCCGGCTCGGGATCACGCCCGCCGCCGTGAGCCAGCGGATCAAGTCCTCGCTCTGGAGGGTCGAGGAGGCTGCACACCCCGCACTCGTTAGGCTCGTGGAAGACCTCGAGCAGACTTCGACAGAAACGGACACCGCCGGATGA
- the tyrS gene encoding tyrosine--tRNA ligase: MSDPVILKQQSNDVTFENVWEEISWRGLVQVSTDEAELRALLAGEPITFYCGFDPTAPSLHLGNLVQLLLMRRLQLAGHRPLGLVGGSTGLIGDPRPTAERVLNTKDTVGTWVGYLQAQVSRFLSAEGDNPVTLVNNLDWTGPLSAIDFLRDIGKYFRVGTMLKKDAVSARLNSDAGISYTEFSYQVLQGLDFLELFRAHGCVLQTGGSDQWGNLTSGTDLIRKAEGASVHAIGTPLITNSDGTKFGKSEGNAVWLDPTLTSPYAFYQFWLNTDDADVILRLKIFTFLTRAEIEGLEESVATEPFKRLAQRTLAVSVTSLVHGRAATDAAIHAAQALFGQGELADLDEETLEAALRELPNTTTAPHAPVMQLLVDTGLTTSLSEARRAIKQGGVYLNNVKVLSEDQTIEGAVLPGGVAVLRRGKKTLAGVFVE; encoded by the coding sequence GTGTCAGATCCCGTGATCCTCAAGCAGCAGTCCAACGACGTCACCTTCGAGAATGTCTGGGAGGAGATCTCCTGGCGTGGCCTCGTGCAGGTGTCGACCGACGAGGCCGAGCTGCGCGCGCTGCTCGCGGGGGAGCCGATCACCTTCTATTGCGGGTTCGACCCGACCGCGCCGAGCCTGCACCTCGGAAATCTCGTCCAGCTCCTGCTGATGCGCCGCCTGCAGCTCGCCGGTCACCGGCCGCTCGGCCTCGTCGGCGGTTCCACCGGTCTGATCGGCGACCCGCGGCCCACCGCGGAGCGGGTGCTGAACACCAAGGACACCGTCGGCACCTGGGTCGGTTACCTGCAGGCGCAGGTCTCGCGCTTCCTGAGTGCGGAGGGCGACAATCCCGTCACCCTCGTGAACAACCTCGACTGGACCGGTCCGCTCAGCGCGATCGACTTCCTGCGCGACATCGGCAAGTACTTCCGGGTCGGCACGATGCTCAAGAAGGATGCGGTGAGCGCGCGGCTGAACTCCGACGCCGGCATCAGCTACACCGAGTTCAGCTACCAGGTGCTGCAGGGCCTGGACTTCCTCGAGCTCTTCCGTGCGCACGGCTGCGTGCTGCAGACCGGGGGCAGTGACCAGTGGGGCAATCTCACGAGCGGGACGGACCTGATCCGCAAGGCAGAGGGTGCGAGCGTGCATGCCATCGGCACACCACTGATCACGAACAGCGACGGCACCAAGTTCGGCAAGAGTGAGGGCAACGCCGTCTGGCTCGACCCCACCCTGACGAGCCCGTACGCCTTCTACCAGTTCTGGCTCAACACCGACGACGCCGATGTGATCCTGCGCCTCAAGATCTTCACGTTCCTGACGCGGGCCGAGATCGAGGGCCTCGAGGAATCGGTTGCCACGGAACCCTTCAAACGGCTCGCCCAGCGCACCCTCGCCGTCTCGGTGACGAGCCTCGTGCACGGGCGGGCGGCGACGGATGCTGCCATCCACGCCGCGCAGGCCCTCTTCGGCCAGGGTGAGCTCGCCGACCTCGACGAGGAGACCCTCGAGGCCGCCCTGCGTGAACTCCCCAACACGACAACGGCACCACACGCGCCCGTCATGCAATTGCTCGTGGACACCGGACTCACGACGAGCCTGAGCGAGGCCCGGCGCGCGATCAAGCAGGGCGGGGTGTACCTGAACAACGTCAAGGTCCTCAGCGAGGACCAGACCATCGAGGGGGCCGTGCTCCCCGGTGGTGTCGCCGTGCTCCGCCGCGGCAAGAAGACCCTGGCCGGCGTCTTCGTCGAGTAG
- a CDS encoding TlyA family RNA methyltransferase has protein sequence MPDQRLDTALADRGLVRSRTVAAQVIAGGLVTVDGQPVVKASTKVRADQVLFVAPTDHYVSRGAHKLIAALDAFDIPVAGRTVLDAGASTGGFSQVLLERGAAQVLAVDVGHGQLAPELAHESRLAAVEGFNLRYATPETLAAASGVDTRPDLVVGDLSFISLPTVMPALVATAAEGADFVLLIKPQFEVGKESIREGVVHRPALRADAIAGVLWAGWDLGLRTNGLIASPIVGAAGNREYLCWMSARVGSNPTEWIDRTTALVGA, from the coding sequence ATGCCCGACCAGCGCCTCGACACGGCCCTCGCCGACCGAGGGCTCGTGCGTTCGCGCACGGTAGCGGCGCAGGTGATCGCCGGTGGCCTCGTGACGGTCGACGGCCAACCCGTCGTCAAGGCGTCCACCAAGGTGCGCGCCGACCAGGTGCTCTTCGTTGCCCCGACCGACCATTACGTCAGCCGCGGCGCCCACAAACTCATCGCGGCGCTCGATGCGTTCGACATTCCCGTCGCGGGCCGGACCGTGCTCGACGCGGGCGCCTCGACGGGCGGCTTCAGCCAGGTGCTCCTCGAACGCGGCGCCGCACAGGTGCTCGCCGTCGACGTCGGCCACGGCCAGCTCGCCCCCGAACTCGCCCACGAATCGCGCCTCGCGGCCGTCGAGGGGTTCAACCTGCGCTACGCGACGCCGGAAACGCTCGCCGCGGCATCCGGTGTCGACACCCGCCCCGACCTCGTCGTCGGCGACCTGTCGTTCATCTCCCTCCCGACCGTGATGCCTGCCCTTGTGGCGACGGCAGCGGAGGGCGCCGATTTCGTGCTGCTGATCAAGCCGCAGTTCGAGGTCGGCAAGGAGAGCATCCGCGAGGGCGTGGTGCACCGTCCGGCCCTGCGCGCCGACGCGATCGCCGGCGTGCTCTGGGCGGGCTGGGACCTCGGCCTCCGCACAAACGGCCTGATCGCATCCCCGATCGTGGGAGCCGCGGGCAATCGGGAGTATCTGTGCTGGATGAGCGCGCGGGTGGGCAGCAATCCGACAGAATGGATCGACCGCACAACGGCACTGGTGGGAGCGTGA